AAGATCTCAAAGTATACATGTCTCATGCAGTTTGGAAGAGTGGCTTCATCTTCACCCTTTAGGGTTCCAACTTGTTGCTCCTCCCTCGCAAGTGACTTCTTTTTCTTCTGCAAGTCAACTTCCACAGTGTCTCTAACCAGTGGATCTGTATCTCACACACTTCAAAGGCTGTGTTTAGTTTTCTTGCTCTGCCAACACAAACACAGATGTGGGGATGAGGAGAATCTCTCAGTCGCTGTGAGACCTGTCTCCTTTAATTAAGGGATCTTTGACTGTCATTACTGTTATGGAAGTGATGGAATTTAAGATACTATATATAATCTAAGATCGAGGAAACCAAAGTTTAAGAGAACGACACTTCAAGAGTTGTGCTTCGTACACGTGCATCTGTGCACCCTAAGACGATCAAGAATTCAAGAGAATCCCGATGCAGAGTGTAAgaacaaaatgaatgatgatttggccaTTAATCagagatttttctttcttttttgtttgtagTACTCTTCTGTGCTAAATGCCGAGCATATACTTCCCCTTCCCGTGATTTCTCTTTGATGTCATTACAAACAGTAGGATTCTGTTCTTTTCTCATTCTTTAAGTTCGATGGCTACAGTTCAACTGTCGCTCTCACCCATGAACAAGAGAAGGTTCATTGCATGTCATATACATGTTGTGTTTGTGGCACCAAACTCTTGCTGTTAGAAAATTGAGAATCATGGATGTATTCTCATGAAACAAACCCATCTTGTTGTCTTTCTGTAAGAACAAACAAAAGTTGCAGGCTAAATGACAGTAACATTAAGTGATCACTAGTTTTTCCTGCTACCACAGAGCAGGAAATGATATATATTTGGGTTTTTACTGACCCGAAGAAACCAAAACTGCAGATAAATGTGGTATTTGATGTCACATAATCTCTAGTTTTCTACATGCAAAGCAGAAACCTGAGAATGAATGTGTTCTCATGATGAAGCAATAAAGGAAAGTTACAGATTTAACTGCAGTAATGTCAACCGGACACAATTTATGATTTCCTACGACATATCTGCTTCATGCCCGCAACTAGTCTCTCTGTCCTCTTGCCATGGCGTCTGTTCTCGGCCGCTTCCATCTCGGTactcggagagagagagagagagagagagagagagagatatggatAAAGACACATGAATGCATCGCCTCGTTGGCCGCACCGGATGACGACGAAAAGTGCGTCGGCCCCATCTCTGACAACGAAGCGAGGGGGTGATCGATGTTCCTACCTGTGTCTTCATCTCCTCCTCCGGTGCGATGAGGGCGGCCTCCGCCGCATGGCCTGCCAATCCTTGGACTGTAAGGCATGGATTGGCTGCGTGGGCTTTATGCTGTTCTTCTTCTGCATTCACCATGAGTCTGGGAATTAAAGGTGCAACAATGGGCCGAATTGGGATGACCACATGTCAGAATAATATGATGCTTTTTGCGTAAGGTGGGGGACTCGATCGAATCCAGATCTTGCACACATCTTTTAGGCATTACTTTCTTGAATCAGCGACAGTGTTATTTCAGGCACGAAGATTACAGCATATAATCGAGAAGCAAACTCGATGATAGAGACAACAAGACCAGGATAGCATTAGAAGTATTCTTATTGCATGGCTGCAGTCTACGTAACGTACGTCTCGTTGAATCGAGCATCATCGTCAGCCATCCTCTTCGCGGTCCACAGCCATTAGTACCTTCAAGAAACAAATGAATCGTGAGTCTCCATAGCTTGGCACATGCAGTCGGAAGACGGGGGAGGAGTCACGATGTATACCTTCTTCCGCCACAGCCGTTCTCTCTCTGGCAGTTGAAGAACATGGCCGCGACGGGATCCCCGAGGTTGTAGAGAGCGGAGAAGTCCTTGGTGTTGAAGTTCTGCCTCCACCCAGGCGCGTCGATCGTCTGCCGGACCGATTGCCGGAACAGCACGAACACGAAGCGGTGGATACCAGCTGTTGGCCGTGGGCTCTCGTAGCAGACGATCTCATTTCCTGGGAATCATGGCAAGAATTAGGTGCCCCTGTTGTGCCTTGAGATTACAGTACAAAAGAGTGATGTTGCTTTCACCCACCAAAGGTGGTATTAGTTGTCTCTGGGATGTCTGTCACCAACCTGAAGCACCACAAAAGAAGAGTCAGTAGATGCTTGATGCTTCATTGCTAGATCGCAGCGCCTGCAATAAGCGAGATGTGATCTTACCAGTGCAGGTGCTCTCTTTTGGTCGGGTTGCTGGGGCTCGGTGCGTCTGGATCCACCATCACCTTTCCAAATCATCATGTCAATTAGTGACTGGTTAACAATGCTACAAGTCGACTTAATGATCTTTATATTTGTCGACTCCATGCGAAAAAGCATGCATAAACATGAATTCTATGATTCTTCATCGACATGGAATCAGGACATCTTCGTCCTTCCTGCATTGTCATGGAGTCGACTCTACCTCGAGACAACATGGTCGAGAAGATTCGGAATCCAAAAAAGATGTCAGAGAACTACTGAAGAGATTCGATCGGATGATGAACTATGACGGAGGTAATAGTAGCCTCCATGGTTCTTCGGATGTAGCTGCTCGTCGTCTACCTGTCGATAGTTGATGCTACTTACCAGCGTGTACAGAGTCCTCATGTCGTGTCCTCGGATCTCAACCCGGGGCTCTTTGGCGACGGCGGACGGTTTGAGCTCGGATCCATTGGTGAGTTCCTTGCTGTTGTAGATCACCCGAAACGCCGCGGAAGTGACAAACGGGTCCAACACATCACCAATCACATTGCCTACGACAAGAGGATCCCTCGACATGATTAAGGATTGCAGGAGTCACTGGTAGCAGAAACGTGGGAGTGATGGAGACTCGATGGATGGGTACTTCCTCCCTCAAGGTGGCTTGGAGGCGGATTGATGGATGAGAGGTCCATTTAAATAGCAGCAAAGCAACTCCATAGGAACTGGAATCTGCTTTTCTACCATAGAGTATGATTTGAGTCTCTGTCAGTGGAAATGCTGCAGATCTGCATCTCCACAAGAGCAAGTGGTTCATGCATTGCATGGTGAATAAATCTGCCGAGTTATTCTCTAAATCTTCCAACCTCTCGAACGAACGATATGTTCAGCAGAAAGTGGATTGCCTTTTGACCTGCCTTCCTCCAATCTCCTCCCTGAAATGCCTCAGGAGAGCTGCGAGCTGCATGAACAGAGCGAGCATTCGCACCAAAAGTGATTCGTTGAGCTCAAAAGCAGGGCCGTGACATCACAGCCTTGACTTCAGTTCGACCATGACAGCAATTTGCCATCTCACAGGGGTGTCAGGGAATTGGGTGCTGCTGAAATTTTCCGAAAATTGTTGCGCACAGAGGTCGAGCTCATCCgttgaaggaaggaaggaaggaaggaagaacaTATCTGGTCAGATGATTTCAGCTGGGAAGAACAGTTTTGCATGGAAAAGATGGTGATCTGAAAAGAGGAATAGATAGGAATCTAGGCGATCATGATATCGGATGCCACTGCCAGCCGTCTTCTGCAAACAATGTGCAGAGTTCTTCCATGATCTGTAGCTCCAGGTGGAAAGGCGATGCTCAAATCAGGTATGTCCCAATTCAATCACCTAAGCAGCAACTTGCAATTTGGCAAGCGTACAACAAGTGGAAGACAAGCGTAGCAAATTTAGCTGGTTTGACTCTTTATTCTTGTGTGTGTGTTCTATTAGATCTTCAACACATCAAAGCAGCTGGTTGCATAGTTTCAGGTCAGCATTCACCTTTCAACTGTCATGGTGGGATTCAGTAGATCATGCAGACTGCCCCCACTTGATCTTATGCTTAGCACTTCATCACCGAGCCTGATTCTCCTGCCAGGTGTGCACCTCAAATTACTTTCTTTGCATTATATGAAAAGTTGGCTTCCTTTTTTCCAGAGGAAGAAGATATGGGAAGACATTCACACGCAGGTAAAGAGAATCTCTTTCATCATAAAGATTTATAGAGCTAATGATTAAGAATAAAGAAGCTTGTTACTTAGGCATCTGTTTTTGGGGGCATACATGAATGAAACAGTGAGTCAAAAAGATCAGTCCACAAAGTCGATCGCAAAAATGAGTCAAGAATTTTCTTCTTCCATTTTCGACATGATTAGCACGCTCTCAAATTACCATTATCTCTTCATCAAAACCATAAACTTAGCATTACCTTTACGATCGATTGATTATTACATGAGATGGTAGTAAAATAACAGAGTCATCGACGCCACCACTCCGACCCGATGGATGACATGAGATGGGGTTTGAACGAGGGGAGTTCTACTTTTTCTCGCAGTTATACCTCTGCAACTTCCGGTCACCGGATTCTCTCGCCGGTGTGTCGCTGCCAAGTGACTCCTCTTTTGTCCGAGAACAGAAGCTTCTGCTGCGTCGGAATCGGAATGGGGTGTGGAGAGAGAGAGTCGCTTCCATCCACACAAAGCTGGCAATATATTCTTCTGGGAGGTGTGTTATCAGTCCATAATTTACGCAAAAAAGAAGGCTCCATTACGCTCCTGCAGGATCGATTCCCCATGCACAACTCAACTCACATCTCCCCGTACTATGCTTTTCGAGGGCAAGGCAGCAGCAGGTGTTGGCACTGATTCATCCAGCCTACTGATCTCAAACCTAGCTTTAACTCACCTACCGCAAGGTTGGATGGCCGGAGGGGGCGACTCCCATCCCAAGTGGCGAATGTGGGCTGGTCAACAAAGAAGAGAGGGAACAGAGGCACGTTTCGCCATTTTTAGTTCTTACTTAATGGTGTTAATATATTCTATTTTACTGCCGAAAATAGTTCGATCATTCTGTCACAATTATTTTAGGGGAtggatgatttgatgaatttaattgTGATCGGTAATGACATCGATGGAAGATTTGGAAGTGGATAGATTTAACTCTCACAAGCTTTGGGAAGTAATACCCAAAAACCCATTTTTATTATCCATTAAAGCCTAAATTAGGCCTAAAGTTCCAATTAGGCTATTATTGTCCAAAAACAAAAGTCCAAAGACTCTGGTTCAATTTAACTGAACTGAATTGATTGATTGAACCAAATtagttatttatatataaaacttaaaattataaatcgaTAATTTAAATTAGATTGGATTTATGGTATATTCATTTATACCCCCGAGGTGTGATCGTCCCAACCGAAGACGCCAACCAATATTTTGACCCACGGGTGTGATCGACCCCCATGACCCGTTCGACCGAGCGAAGGCTACGACACATTGGTTCATAATTTAAATTAGATTAATTAGTTTTGAATAAGTTAGGTAGGTCTGAAATAATTCTGATTTGAAGTACcttaaatcaaaatcaaatcagaATTTTAATTTGATTCAATTCAACACATAATTATTTGATTCGAATCAATTTGAACACTCCTGCTAGTAATTTATTATAGAGTAACATGTAAGTGTAGTTTTGCATGTGGGATTTATGGTGTATTCATTTATACCATCTACATGGGAAAATAAGAGATACATACGTgtatattattgttgttgttgtttccgtCGGTGATTCGTTGCGTTAAATTTCGTGTTTTGCGTGCGTGGCTGGTTAGTGCCTCCACCAGTTTCACGTGGGCTGCCGGCCGTAGTGTTGGGTGGGACCGGCAAGAGGTCCCGCTGCTTTCATTCCACGTACGATTGACCGCTTGTGTTGACCCTTATTGACCGCTTTGTTGGTTCACATTTATTTTATGTTCGCCGAGGGACAATCCTAATCCTACCAAGTAAAACTCATACGTGCAAtgggagttcacttataataacgaTCCTTACACACTTATTTCGGTCGTCGACACGATGGGTGGCATTCTGCGAAACGAAAGTAAAAGAGAAGTACAGGTACCGACGAGCAACTAATCTTATTAGGATTGATCCATACGCCACGTCATGTAGTTGACGACATGGAGGTGGTCGCCGGCGCTGGCTGATCACAGGAACGCGTCCTTCAGGGCGGAGGGCAACCTGACGGGGTTGGCGGTAGCATCGCCTTGGCGACCGAGCGACGACGGATACAAGATCGGCGCGAACTTGACCTTGTTGCCGCAGTTAGTCGGCAAGTCCGTGGGACAGGTCACGAAGGTGGTGGCGTCGCTGGAGACGCAGATGCGGATGCGGGTGAGGTAGTCCTGGTACAGCAACGGCCACGCCGTGTACCTCCTCTCGCACTCCACCGAGAAGGAAGAGGACCCCAGAGTGGTCGCCAGCGCCTCCGTGATCTCTTTCAACTTGTAGGTAACGCTCGCGTCCGGGACGATACCTTCCATGAGGGCAGGAGAATGAGCCATGAGTACTATGCTTAGGAGTCTGGGGTTACTGTAGAGGGTTTACCGCGGGATTTCAGGGTGGCGAGGATGTTGGCCTGCTCCCTCAGTAGAAGTGTCCGGTTGAAGTACACCACCTCGCTGAGGCTGGTGCAGTTGCCATACGTGCACCAGACGTGTTTCCACTGCTCCATGCCATTGTTGCTGGGGCAGCTCAGGCTGGGCCAGTACGCGAACAGGTCCTCGATCAGATCCACCAGCTGTTCGCGTTCCCCATTAATTCCACCCAcgtcaaacaacaactccatcatCATCAATCGCCATGCATCGAGCTAATTAAAAGAGGACTCACCGGATTGATCAAGAAGCGGCAGTGGCTGTTGCAGTTGGTGATGGGGTTGCCGGTGCTGCTGTCGTACGTCTCCAGCGACTGCACAAGGAAGTCCGCCGCCGGCTCTCCCGTCGTCGGTATGCAGCAATTCTCCCCCAGGTTCACGCTTTGGCAGTAACCCCCTGGCCACTGCAAGCAACCACACAGATTTCATGCAACACACACAGTACAGAGTAACTCCACCACGTATTGATTGACTTGGCTGCTTATACCAGGAGGTTCAAGTAAAGCAAGTCGGGCGTGGAAGCCGCCGCTGCCGAAGAGTAACACAGGCACAAGATTAGGCCAAGGAAGCAGAGCCGAGGAAGCGCCTCGTTCGATCCAGCCATTCTCGCAAGCAAGAACCTCAATGGGTCTGCGAATGAGCGAGAGCAGGAAGCAGTATTTAAAGCATGTCCGGTGCATGAATTGAGGATATAAACATTAAAATAATGATCATAGGAGGAAGCGCATGTTTTCATCGTGCTTGAGTACGACGTTGTCTGGGTCCCTCGATCAATAATTGGTGTGGAGACAGAGAGTACTCTTATTCATATTTTCAACAGCACACACATCCAGGGAACAGTCGATGTTGTCTTTTGAATCAGTGAGAAAGAAGAGGCCGATCAGTGAGAAGACGAGAGAGAGGACAGGGGACGAGGACATCCGACGGTCTTGGCGGTGGCTTAAAAGGCTGGTTGGTGGCTGCGGCGGAACAGGGGAGTCCCCGGCATGCATGTGTTTCACGTTGGATTACGTATTTGTGGTGGGCGAGAGGATACTATCATAAAAGAAAAGAGAAGGCCATTTGGGAGAAGTGATTCCATGTCTTCGTTTATTGGGCATTGTGACTTCATGGCAGCAACTCGTTGATGTGTACTTTGAGATAATAGATCATACTATTACAGTGCTAGGGATCAAGCTTCTTCGAGCGAGTAAATCTCTGCTCTACTCCATGAACAATAGATCATACTATTACAGTGCTAGGGATCAAGCTTTATTTCGTCATCGAAAACTCTCTCATCAATCTGCACAGTCGATTGTGACATCACCTTCTTTCTCGCTGACCCACCCCAATTAGGATTGCTACTTACTCATCGATGTCTTCTCTTGTAATTGGATATAATCGGTGTCATCCTCCATTTGTAGCAACAATCATAATTGTCGCAACATCAAGTATAGTATAAGCAAAgtcctcttcttcaacttgtggtATCTCTTGTGATCACTTGTATGATTCATCACCTCTCTTTCTTAGTCATTATTGATCATCAATATCTATTCTTCCTCAAGTTTTAACGCTTCGATAGTTATTTCATCTAGAAACAATAGTTTTTTTCTCAATTAACAGAGCTCATATCCATCAATATagttaatctaattttttttaagctATCCAAATATAATAATTATGTATTATAATGAGCACAATTTATTAATATTCTATTTGGATACGATTTATGAGCTACAtagattgatatttttttttcaccTAAAAAGATTCAAATATCAAGAGAAATAATCACAaggtatgattatatatatatatatatatatatatatatatatatatatatatatatatatatatatatatatatatatatatatatatatatatatatatatatatatatatgtggtttAACGTAGACATCTAACCATCTTCACCCACCGCAAGGATGAGGCTGTCCTCGTTCTTCGCCAGCAGCTTCTTCCCACGAGATCCACGTTGGTTGCAGATTTCTCTCTTCGATATGATTCCCATTAATGGCGTGTTATTACCTATCTACAGTGCCATTTGACGTTATTACGTGTTGATTCTTCACTCTTCTTCCCCATTATTTCTACAACTAACAATTGACTCGATAATAATGACGCACTGTTGAAACATTTATTGTAATTAAAGAAGAACGTTctctgaattattattatttttaaaaaatactttctTTCTACCTAATTaatcaattatttaaaaaaattgatcttcAATTCATTTTCACTAACTCAATAAAATTTAATATGTGATTTCTTCCAAGAAAATTATACTAAAGATAGAATGAAATAaatgtaataatatatatataactaatatttttaaaatatattaaatcggATAATTTTACAGAATAAGGTTTTGAGTCGTTCGATGTATGAATCTGTTAtatcaatataaaattatattttagatattaaaaatatatacgaGATAATATTTTGGTGCAGTAATATATGTTTAAGAAACACCACTTTTATTACTGCAGGTGTGAAGATGATGCGACTCTACAACTCGGGAGTAAAAGACGACGCGACAGCTCACGTCACCATAAGTGCATGCATGTGGATCACGCCAAGCAGAAGAAGACAGGCTTAAAGCAGTTCCTCCATCACAGTGCCATATCGTCGCCGGAGGGCAACTCGATCACTGTGCTGGAAACGGCGTCGTCTTCACGGCCGTGCAGTGGGTACGACACAGGGGGGAACTTGACCGTGTCGCTGCAGTTACTCTCCCTGCCGTTGGGGCAGCTGATGATCGATCTCCCGTCGCTGGAGACGCAGACGCGGATCTGGGAGAGGTAGTCGTTGTAGATTAAAGGCCAGATAATGTAATTCCTGGTGCACACCACCGTGAACGAGAACCCGATCCTGGGCACCAACGCGTCGTTGATGATTAACTTAGCACTTAGTTGCATACAAAGACATTTTTTAACGAAGATCCTATAGAGAAGAAAGTTCGAACTCaactatctttttatttttttgatatatttttgtgaATATTTTTATAGGAAAACTAGTTTATAATCAACTCAAACTACCTTTTAAACTTCCCGAAATATTCCTACAGATATTTTGTAAGAAAGTCTGAATTGTCTTATGGGAATATTTCACGATGAGCTAGTTTTTAACTGATCTGAATTGTCTTcaattttttatgaatatttaaatatttcatcGAGGAGGTAGCTTAACAACTCGGTAATTGACCCGAGCTATCTTTTGAGTTCAGACAGAAAATATTGGCTTAATATGACATTGACGTTACGAACGGTGACTAACCAATTTAATATTTTCTTTCGCTATGTGTAGTCAAACACTATGTGAGTTGTGTTCAAACTACAAACTCTACGtagctaaagaaaaaaaaaagtaagattATTTTGTATGATCTATTTTGATCAAAcgataaacaagaaaaaaatagaaaaaggtaAGATAAGATTATTTTTTATGTTCTCATCGAATAAAGCTTATGTCGTCGAAACAATTTCTATGGTTACAAGAATAGTGGAAGTCTCGCCAAGAGGAAACAAAAGAATATGGAATATGCGGATCTCCTTTTTCCACGACAAGAGAGATGGCAGAAGAATTTTGTGTTCGAATCCCATCATGTATTTTGTATCAAAAAAAGACACTAATTCAACGAAAAGCTGAACACAAATGATGGAGAGATGGAGTTTAGATATCAAACGTATGGGAATTTTACCTTCGTTAAGTAAAATCCCAACTTGTTCATGACAGGTAATATGCTCTGTTGTTATTTGATTAATCTTAGAGACAGAGATCATAAAACAACATCTTATTCCAGCAAATGGCAAGACGATGATGACATCCTACACACAGGCAAGTCATCATGTTTGAGTgccaagatgatgatgatgacatccgCATGACAAGAGGGCAGTAATCCGTGGATCGATCACTGAGCCATCGCCTTGTCCGATGGCAACTTGATATGGTCGGCCGCCGGATGGCGCGGGCGCCCGAGCATGTCGTCCGTGAACGGGTAGAACTTGACCTTGCTGCCGCAGTTGCTCTTCCTGGAGAAGGGACAACCGATGAGAGACTTGCCGTCGGCGGAGACGCAGATGCGGACTCTGGAGAGCAGGTATTCCCGACTCAGCACGCCCATCTCCGTGGTGCACTCCACCACCGCCGAGAACCCGATCTTGGGCACCAGCGCGTCCTCGATGTCCTCCAAACTGTAGCTCTTCGTCTCCGACGGGATGATGGCTTGAGATCAGGAACAGATCCATGCGTTAGCTGCAGACACTTGTAAGCTCGAGGTCGGCATGCAGGGCAGGGCTACTTACCTTTGGAGCCGAGGGCACGGAGGATGTCCACTCGAGCCCGGAGCTGAAGCGCCCGGCTGAAGTAATTCACCTCGCTGAGGCTGGTACAGTTGCCGTAGGTACACCAGGCGGCCTTCCACACCTGCTTCCCGTTCTGGGCTGGGCAGCTCAAGCTGGGCCAGTAGGCGTTCAAGTCGTTCATCAGATCGTTAAGCTGTGGCATGCGCAGAGTGATCAGTGTGGGTCGGGAGCAGCGGAGATCATCGACTGCATAGATCCAATCAGGCCTATTACCGGGTTCAACAAGAAGCGGCAGCTGGGTTCGCAGTTGGCGACGAGCTTGCCGGTGGCGCTGTCGTAGGTCTCCATGGTCTCCACCAGGAAGTCTGGCTCGGGGTTTTCGATGAGCGGGTCAACGCAGCAGGTCGGCTGCCAGAACCACCCTGGCTGGCAGCGAGTCCCCGGCCACTGCAGGAGTCACGATCCGTTAGACTTCATTAGCAGTTTACCGTACAAGAAAGGCTTTCTGTaaagccgagagagagagagagagagagagagagagagagagaggaataggTACTATGAGAGACAGGATCATGTAGTCGTATGAAGCAGCTGCTAGCGCACAAGAGGCGGCGCACAAGAGGAAGCAGAACGTGGGAAGAGCCTTTGAGCCAGCCATTCTGCAGAGGTGGAGAGGATGATCGGGGGATAGACGCTTCGTGAGGTGATTAGTCTGATGGCTCTATATAAGCACTGCAGTGAAGACACACCCACCTACTGATAATTGTTGGACTAATAATGCACCGCGATTGCTGTTAGGGGGTCTTAAAATAATGCACTTCGCATAAAATGTCGTACACCAACATGAAACACGAGGGACATTCCCGCATATCGCAAGCATAGTGGGTTGCAAAGTGCAAGGAAAGAAAGTAAAGAGTTTATTTGATTATGGTCTCTCATAGCTATAAGATTATGGTCTCTCATAGCTATATGGACTATGTGACATCGTCAAACCACGATGTCGCCTCCACCCTCCACCTCACCAGCCACTGGACCCTTTCCATACATtacaatcattaatcttgatggaGGTGAACGAGTGATAAGCATAAGGATTTTTCCTCTCTTCTCTTTTGTATGTCTCATCGTATTAGGTATTATCGTACGCTTCCTTCACATATTGCTTTACTCTCTTGATCGAGCAACGAAAATAGTGTGACAGAAGCGAGCAAGGGCATACTCCTTCGACTAAGGGGTTTGAAATCTAAGAGATAAAAAAAGGGTTGAGAATAAAGACACGAACGacagataattttattaaataatgatATAATATCGGTGACGAATAAGAGTTAAGAGTAGAGATGAAAATGACTATATGATCCGAATAAAACAAAAAAGTGACACtagtagaataaaaaataaaaaaatttaat
This genomic stretch from Musa acuminata AAA Group cultivar baxijiao chromosome BXJ3-9, Cavendish_Baxijiao_AAA, whole genome shotgun sequence harbors:
- the LOC135648900 gene encoding protein FLOWERING LOCUS T-like, translated to MSRDPLVVGNVIGDVLDPFVTSAAFRVIYNSKELTNGSELKPSAVAKEPRVEIRGHDMRTLYTLVMVDPDAPSPSNPTKREHLHWLVTDIPETTNTTFGNEIVCYESPRPTAGIHRFVFVLFRQSVRQTIDAPGWRQNFNTKDFSALYNLGDPVAAMFFNCQRENGCGGRRYTS
- the LOC103997207 gene encoding ribonuclease 3, with translation MAGSNEALPRLCFLGLILCLCYSSAAAASTPDLLYLNLLWPGGYCQSVNLGENCCIPTTGEPAADFLVQSLETYDSSTGNPITNCNSHCRFLINPLVDLIEDLFAYWPSLSCPSNNGMEQWKHVWCTYGNCTSLSEVVYFNRTLLLREQANILATLKSRGIVPDASVTYKLKEITEALATTLGSSSFSVECERRYTAWPLLYQDYLTRIRICVSSDATTFVTCPTDLPTNCGNKVKFAPILYPSSLGRQGDATANPVRLPSALKDAFL
- the LOC135648746 gene encoding ribonuclease 3-like, with translation MAGSKALPTFCFLLCAASCALAAASYDYMILSLIWPGTRCQPGWFWQPTCCVDPLIENPEPDFLVETMETYDSATGKLVANCEPSCRFLLNPLNDLMNDLNAYWPSLSCPAQNGKQVWKAAWCTYGNCTSLSEVNYFSRALQLRARVDILRALGSKAIIPSETKSYSLEDIEDALVPKIGFSAVVECTTEMGVLSREYLLSRVRICVSADGKSLIGCPFSRKSNCGSKVKFYPFTDDMLGRPRHPAADHIKLPSDKAMAQ